From the Drechmeria coniospora strain ARSEF 6962 chromosome 02, whole genome shotgun sequence genome, the window CTGCTCTATCGTCCGTTGGTTTTGGGGTCCATGAGAGCACGCACATTATGCCGCATCCGTCAGCCAAGGCCACTGACGATGAGTGGTTCATTCCTCGGTCAGACGCGTCACCTCCCGATGCTGACACCTGGCCGACATGACATTTTCCCCATGCGAGCTGCGAGCACAAGACGATGAGCCTCAACAGACGGAACGGGACGAATCCCAAGGTCGATGCACAACTCATGAAAGCCAGATAGATGCTGCAACGGAGCAGGCTGAGCCAACCGCATCAAACTTGGACCATGAGATCGGTAGAGCCCCCGAATGGAATAGTCGATTGCCTAACCTGGCATTCAGGGCCGTCTCCTCGCACCAATTGAGCCCTTTGGCGGAGAATAGCGTGGCCGAGATCTGCTTCGTtggcccgtcgtcgatggcacCGCTGTTGGTTGACGATCCAAGCCGTCGGCACGGAGGGGGGACGACGAGAGCTTGGTTTGTCAGAATCCAAATGGATCCCGAGGACCGGCTGGAGGCAACCTTCCCCGTACCGTCAAGAATCGCAGGGAGAAGTAATACGAATCGGAGCATTCGCTGGAGAGCACCGGATAGCATGACTCGGCAATACCGACTCCCCGCTCGGGGTCGCACGGACGGAAGCAGACCGAGGAGCAGCCGCAGCATGTGCGGCTACCAGGTGGGTGCTGGCGGGTACAGTACATTCACTGTATTACCGGCACCCCGGGTGGACTTGTGCAagcttgcaagtaagtaataagaATGGGACTGTCAAGTCTGTCAAGCATCGCGGGAGAGGGGCAGGGCCCACAGAGGTCACTGCTCTGACGTTGGCCGCATCTCGACCACCCTTCGCTCCCGCCAGAAGTTCTGCGACCAGGAACGCCATTTCCTGGCGGAAACGAACCCGTGCGGGCGGCTGGCTGTCAGCTAGCGGAGCGCCTTGCTCGCAAGCCAGGCAACGGAGCGGTTGGTGCATCGTTGACGGTGTGATGCGACAGGCCAAGCCATCGGCCGCTGCACCCAGCATCTTCTCTCAGGTCCGACGGCCCACACACACgaatgcaagtacggtacagCTGCATACATGTGCATAACGATTACCACGTACAGGAGAGCGGATGCACCGACGGACCCCCGCAACGATGCAAGTAACCTGACATGCTCATAAATTTGTGCATCAAACCCAGCCGATGCACCGAACTGGAGGTTGCCGTTGGCTGCGTCACGGACGGTCACCCAGGCTTATGCCTGCCTCTATTTCTACGCTCGATGCTCCCCACCTCATTCCTCGGGGCAGGTTCGAAAAGATGCATGATCCATCTTTGACGGCTTCGGAACCGATCGTGACCCATAATCATCATCATGTCGAGTCTCGCGGTAGAGTCGTGGACGTGGTACGGACTGACATGGCtggtcgtcgtcctccgACTGTTAGTGACCACGGACCGGCAGATGCTCTGCCATTCCCTGCGGGCCCCTTGCTAACGAACGTCTGTGCCACGCTCCAGCATCTCCCAGCTTCTTCTGCGGGGGTCGGTGAAGAAGTTGAGGGCCGACGACTGGTTGATGCTGTTTGCCATGGTATGTGCCGTCGGATGCCCTCGTGGCCACGCCCCGTTCGTTGCCGCGTCACTGAcaccgacgaggtcgccgacaCCGTTCTTGTCGCCTGCATGaacatcgtcgtcggcaccaacAGCAACCTCATCGATCCTCGAGAGCAGGCAGCACTGGCACCCGACGAAATCGAGAGGCGCATCTTTGGCTCGAagatggtcgtcgtcgtcgagcagatGCAGATTCTCACGACGTGGACGGTCAAGGCATGCCTGCTCCTGCTGTACCACCGACTGACGTTCGTACCCTCCATCCCCCACCGAGCGGCGTGGCGGACGCGGGCGACTGACGGAGCGGGACCTAGGCTGAGCTTGAAGGGCAACCTCCTCGTCAAGGTTGTCGCCGCCTAcgtcgccgccagcttcGTCCTCATGGAAATCCTCTACCTCGGCGTCTGGTGCCGGCCGTTTAGCGAGTACTGGGCCGTGCCGCCCGATAATCGTGAGTCGACGCGGCACACCGTCGCCCGTCCTGCTGCGCGTCGGTTGAGCTGACTGGCCGGCAGCGCAAtgctcggcagcgacgaACCATCTGATCACaaacgccgtcgtcaacaTCTCGTCGGACATGGTCATCATCATGATACCGATGCCCGTCCTGCTGCGGTCCCGCATCGCCATGAAGAAGAAGGTCGTGCTGTGCGCCGTCTTtgccctcggcggcttcaCCGTTCGTCCCCCTCGCCCTATGGGGCTTCCTTGACCTAACCCCTCTTGCATCGCGAGGGATGCGCCAACGCTGACATCGACGCGGATGCCGCGGCAGATCCTCTCGGCCATCCTGAACAAGTTCTACAGCTTCAGCGAGCCGTACGGGTCGGCTTGGACCTTCTGGTACATTCGCGAGTCGTCGACAGCCTTGATCGTCGCCAACATTCCTTTGACCTGGACCCTCTTCCGGAGGGCCTTTCACCTGCGGTCCTTTGACGAGAGCGGCAACGGTTCCAAGACGCCGGCCGGGCACGCGAACTCGACGGTTCGATCCCACGCGCAGCGACACAACCGCAACGCATCCGGCAGCTACATCatggccgatggcgacggcccgGACGTGCCGGACGGGCCGTGCTCGGAGCGGTCTGTTGGCCGGGAGGAGATGGAAAAGGAGTACGGCATCTCTCTCAAGATATACCAACGGCACGACGTCCAGGTCCGCTCCGAGCCGGCCGGGTCGCGTGACGGCTGGGTCGCATCCaggacgtcgccgcctccgggcctgacgacgacgatacAGGGGGGTTCGAGAGAGGGCCCTCGAGACGTCGAGACGGCCTCGGTCCGGTCTTCTGGCCCGTTCGGGGGCCCCGTCTCGGTTGCGGTCGCGGTGTAGCATCGGTGCTGAGCGATGCAGGAGAGAGACGTGACGATTTGATGAACGATACCCAGGGCCTCCGCCATCAGTTCCTGCCGTGAGGCCAGGCTTGACGAAACTGATTGCCGCATGTACATAGGCTCATTGCCGACATATTTCATGCTCGCCCCCGTCGGTGCGGGAGGCGGCGTCTGGCTCGCCTGGGATGGTGCACGTCGCCACCACCGCGAGCCCACTTTACACTTTGACGTTACCGGTCCAATTTTGGGCATTTTTGTTTCGGAAGGCGGAAATGGTCTCTCGAGAAGTCGAGCACCAGACCGCGTGCCCATGCAGCGCACGCACCGTTCGAATGGCGGTATGACAAGCGCAGGCATAACACTACAAGTATAACACGCTTATGGGTATGTTATTtcgagcctcgtcgcctcATGCGCTAGCGAGCTcgaagaggaggacgggACGGGTACGGGTCCGCAGGTTCGGGCACAGGGAGTGAGACGCTCGACGGGGACATTCGACGGAGCCAAAGCCTTGGAGTTGGAGGTGAGAAAATCAACGAATGACACCTGCCAGTTGCGTCTTAACGGCGGATCCCGCCGCGGGCTCCTCCGTGGAGCATTTTGCATAGCCGAACGAGTGCGAGGGTCGAGCCGTAATTACCCCATACGACGACTCTCCGCGTTCGTTATATCGCACAGAATGATAAGAGCTAATTGCTCCTGCTTGGCCTGTGGCATTGGTACCACTTCGACTCTCCATTCCGCTCTTCGGATTGCCATCGCCACCAACCTCTTGTCTGACGCCCCCTGTGCTGCGGGACTTGCAAATTCCCTTCCGCGTCCTAGAGACATCGCACGCCGCCACGGTCAAAAGCCCGCTGCCGATTGGGCGGAGAAGCAGTGGTCCAAGGTCGGAAGACAGACGCTCGTTGATCTTCGTTGTGTGCAAGGCCAGCTCAGGCACGCCATGGAGCCCGGACGTGTTGGCACCCCGCAAGGGGCGATACTGGTGGCCTCGAtcggctcggccgtcgcgtACGGCCTCCTCGtgcgggcggcgccgagccgcAGACGGATGGCATCGAAGACGGCATCGACAGCGCTGCTCTCCCTCTATGCTGCTCTCCGCGGCGAGGACTGgctgctcgtgccggcgctcgccctcggctccgtcggtGACGCGTTCCTCGCCTGGCCTGGCGAGGAGAACTTCCTGCGCGGCCTCGCgagcttcctcgtcgcccacctATTCTACATTGCCCTCTTTGCccgccttggcggcggctTGGAGCAAATCTGGGCCGAGAGCTGGCGGCAGGGTCTTGCGACTTCGATGCTCGCGCTGGCACCCATCATGAGCTTCATCCTAATGCCCCGAGTGAGCGCAAGGCTACGGCTGCCGATCATGGCCTACTCGGCCACCATCCTAGCCATGGTATTCTGCGTCCTCACCGTCGACAATCGAcaggtcgtcgccggcgccgtcctcttTGCCCTATCCGACACGATCCTGTCGACGGACGAGTTTGTGCTGCCTAAGGAATCTTGTCATCACGGCTGGATGCAATACAGCGTCTGGATGCTCTACTATTCGGGTCAAttcctcatcgccgccggcctgtaGGTTGCGAGCAACGAAGGCGTCGAGAGTAACTGATGACAGGAAGGCACGCTGCCATGCCGAGAGAGGCAGGGCGCTAATGCTGGCAAGGAAAGGGGgggctcgacgagcaggagTGTAAACTCTGGGCGAGGCGTGCACCTGTACTTCAGCAAGATACTCATGATGTATAGCATTAGGGGGTATGAAATGAAGGATGGCCAGGATGTTGTGATGCAACAAGTCATGACATTCGCCTGAATGTAGGCGCACGTGAAGGCACCATCAGCCAAATGCCATACCGCACAGCACTTGCATTCACCCGATCCAGCGGGGCCGCGGACCGACGAAATGACCAGATTGCACTATTTATCATTCATTTCTGGACACCATTTGAATTCTTCCTAGGCTCTTAGTCACGGTATAAGGACATGCCTTTTGGTGCACTGGCATTTCTGCCGCTGTTGTCGTTTACTTTGGTCGCCAGGAGTCACTGCACCACAGCATACTGCATAATTACTTATCAAGTACTCAGATTGAGTGCACGTGTCGGTACTCCTTACAGTAATTGTAGGCGATAAtcacgtactccgtagaggcTGGCAATGATGAGAGAAGGAGCGTTTCTCGAAGCAAAGTTCAACACGTTGACATTATCCTAACTGATTATAGGCGGTTCTACCACTAGACTTGAGCGCAGAGTGTATTGAATATGAATGCAAGTAAATGGTCCGTCGCAGACATGGTATTTGGTATTATTACGACGAAAAGGAAGCTATTATTATCTTGGTATGCCAAGGAAAGCCATCAAAACTGACCGGGCAGACCGATGCCTGTGCCCTTGAGTCCACCGTCAACCTCGGCCAGCGTGAGAGCGGCATTCACGACGCCAGCCAGTCCCTCCCCGGCGAGGAGACCGGCAGCGATGGAGAAGGCGTACGTCTCAAAGTTCTTGGCCCACTTCTTCTGCCAGAAATAGGCGGTGATGCTCCCCGCGAGAATGGCGTTGGCGTAGGCGCTGTCGACGCCCAAGACCCAAgcgacgccgatggccatCCAGTTGGGTAGCCATTCGCGGTACTTCTGACGGGGGCCGATGAGGTAGAAGTTCTTGAACACGGCCTGAGCACCGGCCAAGACGCCCATGACGATGGAGAAGATGGTGCAGGAAAGGGGGATGGGGATCTTGGGGAGCGTCACCGCTTGGGCGACGGCTTGCCAGGCAACGACCGAGGGCGCCTGGAAGGGGCACTCAAAGCCTTCGTACGGCGGTTTGTAGTCCGACTTCCAAACGCAGGGGTAGGCTGACATGAACAAGACGAAGACGCCCggggcgaggaagacggagacgagggcaCCCATCGCCTGGGCGTAGAACTGCAGGTTCGGAGGTGTCTTGAGGAGAAATCCGACACGGAAGTCGCTCGTGAGCGCCGTGGCCACGTCGGCGCAACCTGAGGCCATGTTACCGGCGATGAGGTTCACCCGCTGGGCGTCGGTGACGGACAGCCCCTGACCCTTGGTGATGCCACCGAAAACGAGCTGGGAGGCCTTGGCAGAGGCGGTAAGAGGCGCCGTGTCGGTGACGGCTCCACCATCTAGCATCGTCGGACGCACCGTTAGCACATGGCGTACATTCCGGCAAGTCTGCCTCTCTCGAGTCGAACGAGGGCCGAGGTGGATACGTACAGATGGACAGGAAGGCAAACAGCAAGCCGAGGATGCAGGAAAGaatggcgaggccggcgttcATGTGGAACTGGAAGTGACAGACGACCATGGAGACGGCCGTCATGACGATGGTGCCCGTGAGCCAAACCCAGGTGGGCACCTGCTGCTCCTTGGTGGCGAAGTCCTTCAGCAGGCTCGACTCAtcgttggccttggccgctTGCTTCTCCAAGAACGGGCTCGACTTGCCTCGCTTCTGCAGGTTGTCGTTTagcttgacggcgacgccgcgcAGGGCGAACTTGACACCGTCGTAGATGACGCGGAAGTGGAGGAGGAACTCGACAAGGCTGTAGACGATGAGGACCATGACGCCGGGCCACAGCATCCAGAAGCGCGGGCTCGGCACGTAACCCGGCTTGCTGATGCCGCTGAGGCTGTTGAAGTTGACGCGACCCTCCCACTtgggcgacgtcgtcgggaTCTCCTTGCCGATGCAGACGCCGTAGTGGACGAGCAGGGGGCCGATGAGaccgaaggcgacgacggtacCGCCCCACCAGGAGAGGGCGGCGTtcaggccgacgaggatgccggagccgaagaaggcgggcgtcagctggatgtaccaTCCCCAGTTCTCGATGTTGATGGCCCAGTTCTTGTAGTTGCCCCCTGTTTTGAGGCGACGGTCAGCACTGGGCTCCGACGTCGGCCCGACGAAAGGCCGGCCGTTCAGGCCGTCGACTTACAAGCGTAGAACCAGGTGAAGATGTGCCAGTTGTGCAGGATTCCATCGGCGTACTGGGAGACGACGATGTGGACGAAGGCGCCGATGAAGGAGTAGCCGAGGGCCTTGATCTTTTTcatggcatcctcggcgccggaaCCGACGGCGTGCATGGAGCGGATGGCCAGGGCGGTGGCGGTCGGGGTCGGGAAGACCATGTTGAGCTCGCGCGCGACGTTGATGATGAAAAACTTGCGCAgagggacggcggcgaagagacCGAAGAGAGCGCTCGGGTCGTCGTCAGCGGCGTCGGACATTGGACGCGGGGTaggggccgaggaggatgaaCGACGCGTCCCGACGACTTACCagacgatggtgatggtgaggATGCGAGGGAAGTCGGCCTTGGGGTCCTCGGACAGAAGGCCCAACCTGTACATGGCGGgcaagccggcgacgaagacgccggcCATGCCTCCGGCGCCGGTGGCCGAGGCCTGGATGATGGAGTTTTCCTGCGGCCCGAAGCGATCACCGATGCCGGGGATGCGGGGGAAAGCCTTtgtgaggaggaggatgaagccgaagccgaagatGGCGCCGAACATGGTGGCGGTGAAGGTGAATCCCGTCTTGAGACCTGTCACGTCGCCACTCGTCAGCgcgcgggcgacggcgggcggcggcggcggccgtgaaCTCACCAAGATAGACGTTGGAGGCGTTGACGAGAGAGCCGAGGATGATGCCGGTGATGACGGCGCGGGCGGTGAGCGGGTTGGACTCGGGCTCGACGCCCTTGAGATCGGGAAAGCTGACGAAGAGGTCGGTGATGgtatcgtcctcgtcgtcggtgtgCGACTTTATCTCCGACGTCAGGTCGACGACCTCATCCGacgtcttcttctccttgacGACGCTGCCTTGCGGCTCATGCTTCTGGTCAGGCGCCGGCACGGCTgtctcgacggccatgacgacgatgacgagcgcTACGGCTCGCGGGGCTAAGGGGTTGTCGTCGAGTTCGAGGCGGTCCGGGGCGATGTGTCCAGACGGGCTCAGCTCAGgggagaggcgaggcgagcagcCGTGACTGAagaaggagaggaagggAACGAGAAAGGAAATTCGAGTTCCGATCAAGGCAAGAAGATGGTCGGGACGGGAGGCGACAGCGCAAGGAGAGCGGCGGGCACGAGGACTCTTTTGAACTCGAGCGTGCCATCCATGGCGCGTCGCTGGCCtgctccgtcggccgcgatGGGGCCGAGAGGAACAGCACGGGCTTCATCGGGACCGTTGCCGAGTTTGTCATGCTGGCCACATGTGAACGCGTGCTCTGCCGtgcaggtaagtaagtacttggagtGCAGGATGCTATATTCGCACCAACACACTTACCCCGTACTCGCCTGCTCCTGGTCAACCCCAAAAGATCCTTGCATGCCGTATCATGCCACTCCCACCACCATGTGCTTCCCCGCTGGCGAGTGCATCGGTGCCAAGACCAGACCAGGTGAGCTTTACACCGACCGTTGGGTTGGCTGCTTGCCCGGGAGCCATTTTTCCTGGCCAAGGTTCGGGTCAACAATCGGGTTTGGGCCTGAGTGCGATACGGGGAAAGGTAGGGTTGAGGGCCCTGGATCCATGCTGGACCCTGTCAAGTTGTACGGGGCCAGTCAAGATGGAGACAGGTcaggcgtactccgtaattactggCCAAATGTTGTTCGtataagtgcatgtacattatgtactccgtactcgtataGGCACAACTGCGGTTTACGTTTAGGTGAATTGACGGTGCTGGgttggtgtacatgcacttgagGATATACTTGTATAGGTGCAAGTTCGCTTAAGTACAatgcaactacggagtatgccTGCACgtacttaattacttacatgtacacctacagtcaAACgaggtgtgcatgcacggatACAGTACCTTACTGTCATTACGTATACGCACCTGCTCAACTTGCGCAGCACAATCGCAGGCACCTGCCTGCTATCCTACCTGTGCTATGGCGAGATAATACCTGGAAGTGCTGCGCAAAGATTTAAATGCACAGGTAATTGCGATTCAGAGGGTGCACCAGCACTTGTAGACGACTGCACGATGGCCGAGCGAGAGAGCGGGCGACTGAGTCTGGGGGCAGAGGCGTCATCGCAGCGGAGTCCgtcgctgtacttgcgttATGCTTAAGTGCTTGTTCGTAAGTATGCACCCCCTGGACATGCTTGTAATACAGCACTTGTCGGCGTACAAGAACTTATATGTACCTGCGCATTGAGTTACCACcgcgtaagtactccgtactttgtactccgtacgcttTGATGAAAGTGTATACctgcactgcaagtaagtacggcgTACACTGTAACGATATTCATACTCCGTtctccatacggagtataccTGTTGTAATAAtacgtaagtacggagtacagtacgcattTACTGTATACACCAACCGACGCTGGACGATGATGGCAACCACCTCCCTTAATGGGCAACGGACTCCGTCGAGACCAAGGTGGAGCTGAGCGGGTGGAGGCAGTTGGTTGTCCGATGGTTCCAAGtccttacatgtactggtacacCCGGTCGTCCGTACTGGGGCCTCTATATGCACACTTGTCATGCATACATATGTAGTCCAGTCCTGTCGTacacggtacaagtacaagtaagtacatgtaagtaagcatCGACAAGTACTAAGATAAAATTCtgagcaagtacgtacttgtatggacaacgtactgtacatgtacggagtaagtacggagcaattacTTAAGTCCTGTATGTAggtgttctccgtacagcactccgcactccgaacggagtacttacagacaATATAAATAAACTGCAGCAAGTATTAaccgagtacttacacctacctacctagtaagtaatagtaGTTTGCCAACCGTTGGTGCACTTGTTGGCTTGGTTCAAGACCCATCCGCACCTTTGCCCCAGATCCCTGCCGATTGGACGGACGGCCACAATGTCAGAGGATGACGGCGCCCGCCGAGGGCTACCGACCATCAAACTGGTTGCTCTGCTGATTGGAATTCACTTCGTCGGCTCTCTGGCTTCCAGGGGATCCgatgcctacagtactttatgtacttggtacttgtacagtgtacgGGCCATCGTTGGACCCGTTTCCGTGCATCTAACCTGGAAGCCACctaatactaggtaccaagtaccacgtaggtacagtaatgttactgtaattattaatacctactgtactcttactgtactccgtacgttcCCCATACCCTTTCTCTCAAGTACTAttaactccgtactccgtactccgtacaactacagtacttacaatacaGCGCAGTGCAAGTATTCCTTaccatgctccgtacaaaaCATACCATATGACGAggtagtaataatacgtAATATTTCCTACCAGGTCGGTGAGCAAAAAAtgaatactgtactccgaCACTCCAATCCTCTTTCCTCTTGCCTCGGCTCGcattcgtacagtacttgcatgcgcagACAGAAAGTAATGTGATGCAGTCGTATGCCTTCCAACGGTTGCACCAAAGGTCTGGACCAGAGCGGCATCGAACTCGTGGTTCTTGTTCCGCTTGCCATGTCGCCGCGCTCCATCTGCTCTCAGGGTGAATGACATGTGCCTTGTGCATCGTAGCATCCGTCGCGAGCGAGCCAATGCGTGACAGGCCGGCTGATTGTCTCTCCCCGACGGGCGCCGCCACGGTACTTTTGTCGCTTGTCGGTCACAAGACGGAGCTTCGAGCCAACCGAACCGCGATACCAGTCAGCGGAAGCGCACTCGAACATTCCTTCAGCTCGCTGCCTCCCAGCGCGCAGTGTTGGAAAGGACCTGCAAGCTGGGCAACGTCTTCATGGAGAAGCAACTAACCGACATTGGGGGTTCCCTAGCAAATGTACAAGCTAGCGATTCCACACCATCATTACCAGGGGGGAGTCCTCGCCACGGTTGGGGCCGTTCGAGATGCTGATGACAAGCCTTCTGGTTCGCCACGAGCAGGCAACGAggccatgtacggagcacatgtagtTCTCATTGACGGCGGCATCAGTAGACCGTCGATGATGCTTGTTGTCTGTACGTCGGTTACCTTCCCAATCCATGGCCGAGCCGCACCTGGGTGCAAAGGGCGACAGGGAAGCCGTGGAGGGATTTCTTCGAGCGAGGGCACGACCGGTCTGCTGCTCGGTCAGCCGCACTAGTATCCGAGTCAGCCCGCGTACGGATCACTCTGGGGACTCGTTCAAGGTCTCCACGACTGTGCGACCTGAGCGACCTGAATCCACGTGCAGGTCCGAGTTGGCGTGAGTGGAACGCTCATCGCTCTGcgtccatcgtcgagcgTGCTCCAAGTGATTCTCCGCACATGCTCGTGGGAGGGGAGTCTGCAcagtgccgtcgtcgcttgGCCGCCTTTCCCGGATACggccctgctgctgctgccctTGAGGCCAAGGCAAAGTGCGCTGCCATGATGCACACACGAATTCTTGAGCTTGAGCTTCAACCCCAAGTGCCATCGATGCGTTGATCTCGTCAACGAGCCTGGCGGATGCCATGAGAGCCTCGATGACCAATCCAATATGGCTGTCGTCTCAGCAGAGGCCAAGGGGCCACCGTGGCAGGCATTTGCCCGCACTGTGTTCCTGGCCCCTGGGAGTTGGTCGCGCTTGCCTCGACCCGACCAGTCGTTGCCATTGTGAGCAAGTGCGAACGATGGATGCAAGCATGCAAGGCAGGTGCAAGGGTGGGACTGAAAAGCGTCAATCGCTGCAGTCACTTGGGAGGTCAAGATCAGAGTTTGCATTCAAAGTCATATCGGGACTCGCATGGGAAGCGTTCTGCACATCGAACGCGTCGCCATTCTTGCCTGGCTCCTCCATCATCGTCtccgcatcgccatcgcctcccGGTCGGCCGCAGAGAGCAGCAACGACTGCCGAGCGCAGCCAGCATCCATCGTCGTGCATCTGGCGACATTCGGCAAGTCGCATGGCATCCCGCCATCTTCTCGTTCTCGCCATggcatggatggatgaatggatggataATCCTTGTCCACCGTTGGGGGCCGAACGAAACGGAGGAACCTTTGGATCGACCTCTTGGCTCCGACAGCGCTCGCATGACGTGAGCATCAACCCACCACCGCTGCCGACTGACTTGTCATGCTTCGATGGCACGTGAGACCCTTGCTTCGCGGCAGCATCTCACGCATGTCGACGAAGCGTCGGACCGAGCCATCGATGGGCGCGGGTGAgtcaccatcgccgcccCTCACGATATCGGAACCATGGCTGAACGACGACCAAGGCACGACGACAAAGGCGCCGGGAGAAAACTTGCGACTCCGAGGGAGCGCAAGCCATACAAATTACACGGCTATCGAGTCCTGGTATTTACATCGCTTCGAGACGCTAGCTACGTAgtcccgtccccgtcgaTAGCTTGGCCTCGACCGCCCTCGTCAGAACCTTCGGTGAGGCATGGCATCTGGCATCTCTGCAGGCGGAGCTTCGATGGCACGCCGCGGTACCTCAGGCTGCTGCTTGAAGGCCACCTTGCGCCGTGGACCTCTGCCGTTCATGACAACCCCTTGCGGATGTTTACGTATTTCGAGTCCGGATAGTCGAGCCAGTTCTGAGACGTGTCGAGCCTGCCGAGCGACTGGTGGCTTGCGCCTATAAGGGAA encodes:
- a CDS encoding UbiD family decarboxylase, translating into MHDPSLTASEPIVTHNHHHVESRGRVVDVVRTDMAGRRPPTVSDHGPADALPFPAGPLLTNVCATLQHLPASSAGVGEEVEGRRLVDAVCHGMCRRMPSWPRPVRCRVTDTDEVADTVLVACMNIVVGTNSNLIDPREQAALAPDEIERRIFGSKMVVVVEQMQILTTWTVKACLLLLYHRLTFVPSIPHRAAWRTRATDGAGPRLSLKGNLLVKVVAAYVAASFVLMEILYLGVWCRPFSEYWAVPPDNPQCSAATNHLITNAVVNISSDMVIIMIPMPVLLRSRIAMKKKVVLCAVFALGGFTILSAILNKFYSFSEPYGSAWTFWYIRESSTALIVANIPLTWTLFRRAFHLRSFDESGNGSKTPAGHANSTVRSHAQRHNRNASGSYIMADGDGPDVPDGPCSERSVGREEMEKEYGISLKIYQRHDVQVRSEPAGSRDGWVASRTSPPPGLTTTIQGGSREGPRDVETASVRSSGPFGGPVSVAVAV
- a CDS encoding YhhN-like protein; the protein is MIRANCSCLACGIGTTSTLHSALRIAIATNLLSDAPCAAGLANSLPRPRDIARRHGQKPAADWAEKQWSKVGRQTLVDLRCVQGQLRHAMEPGRVGTPQGAILVASIGSAVAYGLLVRAAPSRRRMASKTASTALLSLYAALRGEDWLLVPALALGSVGDAFLAWPGEENFLRGLASFLVAHLFYIALFARLGGGLEQIWAESWRQGLATSMLALAPIMSFILMPRVSARLRLPIMAYSATILAMVFCVLTVDNRQVVAGAVLFALSDTILSTDEFVLPKESCHHGWMQYSVWMLYYSGQFLIAAGL
- a CDS encoding oligopeptide transporter; this encodes MTNSATVPMKPVLFLSAPSRPTEQASDAPWMARSSSKESSCPPLSLRCRLPHGCSPRLSPELSPSGHIAPDRLELDDNPLAPRAVALVIVVMAVETAVPAPDQKHEPQGSVVKEKKTSDEVVDLTSEIKSHTDDEDDTITDLFVSFPDLKGVEPESNPLTARAVITGIILGSLVNASNVYLGLKTGFTFTATMFGAIFGFGFILLLTKAFPRIPGIGDRFGPQENSIIQASATGAGGMAGVFVAGLPAMYRLGLLSEDPKADFPRILTITIVCALFGLFAAVPLRKFFIINVARELNMVFPTPTATALAIRSMHAVGSGAEDAMKKIKALGYSFIGAFVHIVVSQYADGILHNWHIFTWFYAWGNYKNWAINIENWGWYIQLTPAFFGSGILVGLNAALSWWGGTVVAFGLIGPLLVHYGVCIGKEIPTTSPKWEGRVNFNSLSGISKPGYVPSPRFWMLWPGVMVLIVYSLVEFLLHFRVIYDGVKFALRGVAVKLNDNLQKRGKSSPFLEKQAAKANDESSLLKDFATKEQQVPTWVWLTGTIVMTAVSMVVCHFQFHMNAGLAILSCILGLLFAFLSIYGGAVTDTAPLTASAKASQLVFGGITKGQGLSVTDAQRVNLIAGNMASGCADVATALTSDFRVGFLLKTPPNLQFYAQAMGALVSVFLAPGVFVLFMSAYPCVWKSDYKPPYEGFECPFQAPSVVAWQAVAQAVTLPKIPIPLSCTIFSIVMGVLAGAQAVFKNFYLIGPRQKYREWLPNWMAIGVAWVLGVDSAYANAILAGSITAYFWQKKWAKNFETYAFSIAAGLLAGEGLAGVVNAALTLAEVDGGLKGTGIGLPGQF